GTCCTCGGCGGTCCGCACCTGCTGCCGGGCCCGTCGGTACAGCGTCTTCACCACCGCGCCGCGCAGCCGGTCCGCGGCCAGCAGGTCGCGCTCCTCCCACGTCGCGGCCCGGCCGCGCACGACCTCCTGCCAGTGCGCGAACGAGCGCCGTGGTCCGATCCGGGTGCTGCCGGCCTCGTGCGTGACCACCTTCTCGCCCGGGTCGCCACCCCACGTGACGGTCCGCACGAGCTCACCGCGCAGCCACACCACGAGCTGCCCGTCCTCGAGCACGAGAGCGAGCAGCCCCGCGACACCCGGCAGCGCCGTGACGAGGCCCGGCGCCTCCTCCTGCAGCGAGCGGAGGGAGACGACGTCGCGCCCGTCCGCCGCGAGCCAGGCCCGCAGCGCGTCCACGTCGAGGTCGTCCGCGACCTCCCCGCACGTGCGCCGGACGCCCTCGACGTCGGCGAGGGCGCCGTCGGCGTCGACGACGGCGCAGACGCCGTGCTCGTCGGTGAGGGTGTCGGCGAGCGGGCGCTCGTCCTCCGCGAGCATCGACACGAGCTGCACGAGCGCCTGCTCGGAGGCCAGCCGGTCGCCGAGGCCCTCCTCCGTGACGCGGTCGACCAGCCGCAGCGACAACGTCGAGGCGAGGAACTCCGCAGCCGCCCGGACGCCGTAGGGCGGCAGGTGCGGCCCGGAGTAGTGGTGGCACGCGACGAGGCCCCACAGCCGGCCGTCCTGCAGCAGCGACAGCGACATCGACGCCCGCACGCCCATGTTGCGCAGGTACTCCACGTGCACCGGCGACACGCTGCGCAGCGTGGAGTACGACAGGTCGAGCGGGTCGGGGGCCCCGGGCAGGGCGAGCAGCGGGACGGGCGTGTACGCGACGTCGGCGATGATGCGCACCCAGTTGAGCTCGTACAGCCGGCGCGCCTGAGGCGGGATGTCCGAGGCGGGGTAGTGCAGACCGAGGAACGGCTCGAGGTCGTCGCGCAGCGCCTCGGCGACGACCTCGCCGTTGTGGTCGGGGTCGAAGCGGTACACCATCACGCGGTCGAACCCGGTGAGGTCGCGCACCTCCCGGGCGGCCACCTCGTAGAGCTCCTCGGTGCTGCGGGCCCGGTTGAGCGCCTCGACGCTCCCGCGGACCGCCTGGTACGTGTTGGAGAAGGAGAACGGCCGGGCGCCGTGGGCGGCCTCCAGCTCCACGACGACCAGCGGCGACAGCTGCCCGTCCGCGGCGGCGGGGCGGTGCAGCACCGCGTCGGCCGTCACGAGCCCGCGCGGGGTCTGCAGGTGCAGCAGGAGCGGGTTGCGCTCGCGGAGGTCGCTGAAGACCTGCACGTGACCGGCGAGGATCTCGGCCGCGGTCGTGCCGAGGACGTCCGCGAGGGGACGTCCGAGCACCTCGGCCGGGCCGCCCGCGCCGAGGTCGGTGACGTTCGCCGAGGCGTGGAGCACGCGCTGCTGCTCGTCGACGGTGAGGAGCCAGCCGTGGGGCTGGATCGCGCCGGGCACGTGGATGGGCTCGCTCGCGCAGATGGCGAGGGCGTCCTCGCCCACGCCGTCGGCGAGCCCGTCGGCGACGAGGGCCTCGACGGCGGCGCGGCGCCCGCTCTCGCTCACCGGGCCCCCGGCACCGCGGGCAGGGCTGCGTCGGCCTCGCACCGCCCGGCGAGGGCGGAGAAGGTCGAGGTCGCGGCGACGAGGACGCCGGCCGTGCCCGCAC
This DNA window, taken from Aquipuribacter sp. SD81, encodes the following:
- a CDS encoding SpoIIE family protein phosphatase gives rise to the protein MSESGRRAAVEALVADGLADGVGEDALAICASEPIHVPGAIQPHGWLLTVDEQQRVLHASANVTDLGAGGPAEVLGRPLADVLGTTAAEILAGHVQVFSDLRERNPLLLHLQTPRGLVTADAVLHRPAAADGQLSPLVVVELEAAHGARPFSFSNTYQAVRGSVEALNRARSTEELYEVAAREVRDLTGFDRVMVYRFDPDHNGEVVAEALRDDLEPFLGLHYPASDIPPQARRLYELNWVRIIADVAYTPVPLLALPGAPDPLDLSYSTLRSVSPVHVEYLRNMGVRASMSLSLLQDGRLWGLVACHHYSGPHLPPYGVRAAAEFLASTLSLRLVDRVTEEGLGDRLASEQALVQLVSMLAEDERPLADTLTDEHGVCAVVDADGALADVEGVRRTCGEVADDLDVDALRAWLAADGRDVVSLRSLQEEAPGLVTALPGVAGLLALVLEDGQLVVWLRGELVRTVTWGGDPGEKVVTHEAGSTRIGPRRSFAHWQEVVRGRAATWEERDLLAADRLRGAVVKTLYRRARQQVRTAEDVQRSLLPQHLPVLDGWHVDASYRPAPGGRVGGDWYDWLSLPDGRLVLVVGDVAGHGVHAAAAMAEMRHALRAYLTRGEAPGEAVAALDAHVATALPDQMATLVLVCLDRASGRCELVSVGHPPPLRRRADGSTEEVVVDTSPPLGLRLGPSPSTPVELARGESLVLYTDGLVERRDRSFGDGVALLRSALVTGRGADDVRARTAPGHVDDDVTLLVLTRSG